The Prionailurus bengalensis isolate Pbe53 chromosome A3, Fcat_Pben_1.1_paternal_pri, whole genome shotgun sequence genome includes a window with the following:
- the GPATCH11 gene encoding G patch domain-containing protein 11, whose amino-acid sequence MKLNMAEEEDYMSDSFINVQQDIRPGLPMLRQIREARRKEEKQQEANLKNRQKSLKEEEQERRDIGLKNALGCENKGFALLQKMGYKSGQALGKSGGGIVEPIPLNVKTGKSGIGHESLLKRKAEEKLENYRRKIHVKTQAEEKAAEQFRLRLKHKQDEVKLEGDLRRSQRACQQLDTQKNIQVPREAWYWLGLEEETEEEEEEEKEHDEDEYKSEDLSVLEKLQILTGYLREEHLYCIWCGTAYEDKEDLSSNCPGPTSADHD is encoded by the exons ATGAAGTTGAACATGGCGGAAGAAGAAGACTATATGTCTGATTCCTTCATTAATGTCCA ACAAGACATCAGACCAGGATTGCCAATGCTGAGGCAAATCCGAGAAGCCCGtcgaaaagaagaaaagcaacagGAAGCTAATTTGAAAAACAGACAGAAgagtttaaaagaagaagaacaagaaagacGTGACATTGGATTGAAGAATGCACTAGGCTGTGAAAACAAAGGGTTTGCTTTGCTCCAAAAGATGGGATATAAAAGTGGTCAGGCCCTTGGCAAAAGTG GAGGTGGTATTGTTGAACCAATTCCTCTCAACGTCAAAACAG GGAAAAGTGGCATCGGTCATGAGTCATTACTGAAGCGGAAAGCAGAGGAAAAACTAGAAAACTATAGAAGAAAGATCCACGTGAAAACCCAAGCCGAAGAAAAAGCCGCAGAGCAGTTTCG ACTGCGATTGAAACATAAGCAGGATGAAGTGAAGCTGGAAGGGGACCTTAGAAGAAGCCAGCGAGCCTGCCAGCAGTTGGATACTCAGAAG aatattcaGGTTCCTAGGGAAGCATGGTACTGGTTGGGGCTTGAAGAGGAAAccgaggaagaggaagaggaagaaaaagaacacgATGAAGATGAATATAAGAGTGAAGACTTGAGT GTActggaaaaattacaaatattgaCTGGTTATTTAAGAGAGGAACATCTGTATTGTATTTGGTGTGGAACAGCCTATGAAG ATAAAGAAGACCTCTCTTCAAATTGCCCAGGACCAACTTCTGCAGATCATGACTAA